Proteins encoded in a region of the Marinobacter arenosus genome:
- a CDS encoding DUF2238 domain-containing protein, with translation MARFPLPALVWTMVFLAVLIWSGIGPKDRATWVLEVLPAVIGLVLVAWCVVRFPLTPMLYWLILIHAVILMVGGHYTYAEVPLFDWLGDWFGWERNNYDKLGHFAQGFVPALIAREVVIRLGVFARPGWRSFFIVSFCLAFSAFYELIEWWVALASEEAAESFLGTQGYVWDTQSDMAWALSGAILALILLGRLQDRQIRSLDRSAGYSP, from the coding sequence ATGGCGCGATTTCCGCTACCCGCCTTGGTCTGGACAATGGTTTTTCTGGCAGTGCTGATCTGGTCCGGGATCGGTCCCAAGGATCGGGCCACCTGGGTCCTGGAGGTGTTGCCTGCGGTGATCGGTCTGGTCCTGGTGGCATGGTGTGTGGTTCGTTTTCCGCTCACGCCCATGCTCTACTGGTTGATCCTTATCCACGCGGTCATCCTCATGGTGGGCGGGCATTACACCTACGCCGAGGTGCCCCTGTTTGATTGGTTGGGTGACTGGTTTGGGTGGGAACGAAACAACTACGACAAGCTGGGGCATTTCGCCCAGGGCTTCGTTCCGGCCCTGATCGCCCGGGAAGTGGTTATCCGGCTGGGGGTGTTCGCCAGGCCAGGCTGGCGCTCGTTTTTTATCGTCAGCTTTTGCCTGGCGTTCAGCGCATTCTATGAACTGATCGAGTGGTGGGTCGCCTTGGCGAGCGAAGAGGCGGCGGAATCCTTCCTGGGTACTCAGGGCTACGTTTGGGACACCCAGTCGGATATGGCCTGGGCGTTGTCCGGCGCCATCCTCGCGCTGATCCTGCTTGGCCGCCTGCAGGACCGGCAGATCCGGTCGCTCGACCGGTCCGCAGGTTATTCGCCCTGA
- the malT gene encoding HTH-type transcriptional regulator MalT produces MTTTLNPGPITFIAAKNERPLAPPALLAREKFNDVLQGLEAVSLLLVHAPAGYGKTTTIADRLDALEAKAAWYRLETSDNDVARFGGYLANALDRATDGGCTETLETLQRSGYPTLEALLTALLAELTQTETPLFLVLDDYHLINNSEIHDGLRFLLRHLPGSLTLILISRTLPPVGVAQLRMQGRMVEITSRDLAFGADEAQSYLESRLPFEVSRENIERAVRRVEGWISALQLLAASAATSLEFSDFVDQLEHGNQHVFDYFDELLGHSLTEQQRTFLLRTSILDRFNAGMVMRVMDDTDGQSLLSSLLSMGLFITPVDNSALWFRYHPLFSVYLRHLLTCTTRENQRELHQRASDAWLQLDHAEEAAKHAIAAEDPDRINRVLGLHGRKFFTEGQFTLLQRCLDTLPQDQIAQDPTLTLLRAWVAQGQYKFDEVENWLSAAESRLQTSMSEDTQKAVHGEFSAIRAQVAMNYGDGDRALSLAREAIEQEARYLPTSRVAAASVIGEALFVRGELDEALARMQDTEHLARAHQAHQNVLWALCQQSEISVAMGLLQKAYNIQERAFQYAEDNQLNHLPILEFLFRIRSQVMWEWHHLESAERCALQGIEILEAQGERWYVQSYTSLAKVAQARGRQTLCADYIGKIQKMLASGDYHLDWVANAHATMLSYWDAVRDHDSIQRWLTIAPPCDPFNATNHFYQCNGRNQARALVSLGRLQEAEPLLESLTQVAERLGLKTDLNRNYIALANLYWHQERRDDALRQMRAALQLASTTGAVGSFLRLGKVLIVILKALISEGAVDGMELQRAERLIQLAQQQRDFSRAIRISLDEAIIQDIIDRPDVPELIRTSPLTRREWQILSLIHAGLSNDQIAEHLKVASTTVKTHIRSLYQKQNISHRSEAIELAKDLLSKIQGE; encoded by the coding sequence ATGACAACAACACTTAACCCGGGACCGATCACCTTTATTGCCGCCAAGAACGAGCGCCCGCTCGCCCCGCCTGCCTTATTGGCGCGGGAGAAGTTCAACGATGTCCTGCAGGGACTCGAGGCGGTCAGCCTACTGCTGGTGCACGCACCGGCCGGCTATGGCAAGACGACAACCATTGCTGACCGCCTGGATGCGCTGGAGGCAAAGGCCGCCTGGTACCGGCTGGAAACCAGCGACAACGATGTGGCCCGATTTGGCGGCTATCTGGCCAACGCCCTTGACCGGGCAACGGACGGTGGCTGTACCGAGACACTTGAAACTCTGCAGCGCTCTGGCTACCCGACTCTCGAGGCGTTGCTGACGGCGCTCCTGGCCGAACTAACCCAGACGGAAACGCCCCTGTTTCTGGTCCTGGACGACTACCACCTGATCAACAACTCAGAAATCCATGACGGCCTGCGCTTTTTGCTAAGGCACCTGCCCGGGAGCCTGACGCTGATCCTTATTTCACGCACCCTGCCTCCGGTCGGTGTGGCGCAGCTGCGGATGCAGGGTCGGATGGTCGAAATCACTAGCCGGGATCTGGCCTTTGGCGCGGATGAAGCCCAGAGCTACCTGGAGAGCCGGTTACCCTTCGAGGTTTCCCGGGAAAATATCGAGCGGGCCGTGCGCCGGGTCGAGGGCTGGATTTCGGCTCTTCAACTGCTGGCCGCCTCAGCCGCCACCAGCCTGGAATTCAGCGACTTTGTCGATCAGCTCGAACATGGCAACCAGCATGTGTTCGACTATTTTGACGAACTCCTGGGGCACAGCCTCACCGAACAGCAACGCACCTTCCTGTTGCGAACCAGCATTCTGGATCGTTTCAATGCCGGCATGGTAATGCGGGTCATGGACGACACAGACGGCCAGTCATTACTCAGCAGCCTGCTGTCCATGGGCCTGTTCATCACCCCGGTTGACAACTCCGCCCTGTGGTTCCGATACCACCCGCTGTTCTCGGTTTACCTGCGGCACTTACTGACCTGCACCACCCGGGAAAATCAGCGCGAGCTGCACCAACGGGCGTCGGACGCCTGGCTGCAGCTTGATCATGCGGAAGAGGCTGCCAAACATGCCATCGCGGCGGAAGATCCGGATCGCATCAATAGAGTGCTGGGGCTGCACGGTCGCAAGTTCTTCACCGAAGGCCAGTTCACCCTGCTGCAGCGTTGCCTCGACACCCTGCCCCAGGACCAGATTGCCCAGGATCCGACCCTGACACTGCTGCGCGCCTGGGTCGCCCAGGGCCAGTACAAGTTCGACGAGGTGGAGAACTGGCTGTCGGCGGCGGAATCCCGGCTGCAGACATCCATGAGTGAGGACACCCAAAAGGCGGTTCATGGTGAATTCAGTGCGATCCGGGCTCAGGTTGCCATGAATTACGGCGATGGCGACCGCGCGCTATCGCTGGCCCGCGAAGCCATTGAGCAAGAGGCCCGTTACCTGCCGACGTCCCGGGTAGCCGCCGCATCAGTGATTGGCGAGGCGCTGTTCGTGAGGGGTGAGCTGGACGAAGCTCTCGCCCGGATGCAAGACACGGAACACCTCGCGCGGGCTCATCAGGCCCACCAGAATGTCCTGTGGGCACTGTGCCAGCAAAGTGAAATCAGCGTTGCCATGGGCCTGTTACAAAAGGCGTATAACATTCAGGAGCGGGCCTTCCAGTACGCGGAGGACAATCAACTCAACCATCTTCCCATACTGGAATTCCTGTTCCGAATACGCAGCCAGGTGATGTGGGAATGGCACCACCTGGAAAGTGCCGAGCGCTGTGCCTTGCAGGGCATTGAGATTCTCGAGGCCCAGGGCGAGCGCTGGTACGTTCAGAGCTACACCTCCCTTGCCAAGGTGGCCCAGGCCAGAGGCCGGCAGACCCTGTGCGCCGACTACATCGGCAAGATCCAGAAAATGCTGGCGTCCGGCGATTACCATCTGGACTGGGTCGCCAATGCCCACGCCACCATGCTGTCCTACTGGGATGCGGTGCGGGACCACGATTCCATCCAGCGCTGGCTCACCATCGCCCCACCATGCGATCCGTTCAACGCCACCAACCATTTTTATCAGTGCAACGGCCGTAATCAGGCCCGAGCCCTGGTCAGCCTGGGACGCCTGCAGGAAGCCGAACCTTTGCTCGAATCACTGACGCAGGTGGCCGAACGACTTGGACTGAAAACCGACCTGAACCGGAATTACATTGCCCTCGCCAACCTGTACTGGCACCAGGAGCGGCGGGACGATGCCCTTCGGCAGATGAGGGCGGCCCTGCAATTGGCCAGCACCACCGGCGCGGTGGGAAGCTTTCTGCGCCTGGGTAAGGTGCTGATCGTCATCCTCAAGGCTCTGATCAGCGAAGGGGCGGTCGACGGCATGGAACTGCAGCGGGCGGAGCGGCTCATACAGCTGGCTCAGCAGCAGCGGGATTTCAGCCGGGCCATCCGGATCTCACTGGACGAGGCCATCATCCAGGACATCATAGACCGCCCGGACGTTCCCGAACTGATCCGGACCTCACCGCTCACACGCCGCGAGTGGCAGATCCTGAGCCTGATTCATGCGGGGCTCTCCAACGACCAGATTGCCGAACACCTGAAAGTAGCCTCGACTACCGTCAAGACCCACATTCGAAGCCTTTACCAGAAACAGAACATCAGCCACCGTTCCGAGGCCATTGAACTGGCCAAGGATCTGTTGAGCAAGATTCAGGGCGAATAA
- a CDS encoding C39 family peptidase, translated as MLLVLAGSILTFTMVQEATVVEPFEKGTVVIEQDVDSGPVKLRSDVRVEPLVEQKYRNIVRQAYDYSCGSAALTTVLNFYLGRTLSERQVMEGLLHYGESERIVERRAFSMLDMKRLVTALGYPSGGFRATIDDLKDLDHPAIVPIHHAGFKHFVVLRTIRDGRVYLADPSVGNISFPLAEFEEKWDDNVLFIVFPGSDKPLDNLELKEEDLRFVDDQTMTLLALERIPEFHEATERRIQNLLERQKNNPDGSVENTRKQLHYRRN; from the coding sequence ATGCTGCTGGTGCTCGCCGGATCCATTCTCACATTCACCATGGTGCAGGAAGCAACTGTGGTCGAGCCTTTCGAAAAAGGCACCGTTGTCATCGAGCAGGATGTTGATTCCGGGCCTGTGAAACTGCGCTCCGATGTCCGTGTGGAACCGCTGGTTGAACAGAAGTACCGGAACATTGTGCGCCAGGCCTATGACTACAGTTGCGGGAGTGCGGCGCTGACCACGGTGCTGAATTTCTACCTGGGTCGAACGCTGTCGGAGCGGCAGGTGATGGAAGGCCTGCTCCATTACGGTGAGAGTGAGCGGATTGTCGAGCGCCGGGCCTTTTCCATGCTCGACATGAAACGCCTGGTGACCGCGCTCGGATACCCGTCCGGCGGCTTTCGGGCCACCATTGACGATCTCAAGGATCTTGATCACCCCGCTATTGTTCCCATCCACCACGCAGGCTTCAAACACTTCGTTGTGCTTCGGACCATTCGAGATGGGCGGGTGTACCTGGCGGATCCGTCGGTCGGCAATATCTCGTTTCCACTGGCGGAGTTTGAAGAGAAATGGGACGACAACGTTCTGTTTATCGTGTTTCCCGGCAGTGATAAGCCGCTGGACAACCTGGAATTGAAAGAGGAAGACCTGCGTTTTGTAGACGACCAGACCATGACCTTGCTGGCACTGGAACGGATTCCGGAATTCCACGAGGCCACCGAACGGCGAATCCAGAATCTCCTGGAACGCCAGAAGAACAATCCCGACGGCAGTGTAGAAAACACCAGAAAACAACTGCACTACCGTCGCAACTAA